CGCTGGTGGGCGGGCTGCAGGAAGGTGGGCTGAAACCGGGCGTGGACGTGCATGTGATCTACAAGCAGACCTCCGGCATCCTGCCCACGCTGTTTCCCACGATGGACAGCATTCGCGAGGATGTCTTCGCGGCCGGTGCCGAACTGACGCGGCTGCTGCTGCAACGCATCGAGGGTGCTGATCCCAGAGACCTGCAGACGCTGGCCGAGCCAGAGCCACAGTGGCGCGCCCCGGACGGCAGCGGGCAGCGTCGATGACCGATACGGGGCCGGCCAGACCATGAGCGCCAGGGGAAACAAGTCGGGAGTCGGGCCAAGCGCGCCGCAGCAGACCGAAGGCTTCACCCTGACGCTGAATGGCGGTTCCTCAAGCCTCAAGTTTGCCCTGTTCGAAAGCGACGGCCAGACGCGGCATCTGGCGGGCAAGTTCGACCGGATCGGGCAGTCCGAGGCCAGGCTCGTGGTCGAGGGCAAGGACCGTCCGCACCATGAAGAGAAGGTCGCCGCTGCCACGCATGCAGAGGCTCTCGAAACGCTGTTCGCCTGGCTGTCCCGGGAGATCGGGCCCAAGGCGATCGCGGCGATCGGGCACCGCATCGTGCATGGCGGAGCGCAATACCGGAGCCATGGCGTCATCGACGATGCCCTGATCAGCGCACTCGAGGCGATCGCCGATTATGCGCCGGAGCACCTGCCGGCCGAGATCGCGATGATCCGGGCCTGCCGGACGCATTTCGGCGCGCTGCCCCAGCTGGCCTGCTTTGACACCGCCTTTCACCGGGACATGCCGGCGGTGGCGCGGATGCTGGCCATTCCGCGGCGGTTTTTCGAGCAGGGTGTGCAACGCTACGGCTTTCACGGCCTGTCCTATACCTATCTGCTGGAGGCCCTGCGCCGAAGTGCCGGGGAAGAGGTCGCGCAGGGCCGGCTGGTGCTGGCGCATCTGGGCAATGGCGCCAGCCTGACAGCCGTGCACCAGGGCCGCAGCATGGATACGTCCATGGGCTTCACCCCGGCGGCGGGAGTACCCATGGGCACGCGCAGCGGCGATCTTGATCCCGGGCTGGTCCGCTATCTGGCGCAGGCGCATGGCATGGATGCCCGGGCCTTCGACCGCATGGTCAACCATGAATCGGGCCTGCTGGGCATCTCGGGCAGTGGTGCCGATGTGCGCGAATTGCTGGCGATCGAAGCAAGTGATCCGCGAGCCGCCGAGGCGCTGGCCGTGTTCTGCTATCGCATCCGGCAGACCATCGGGGGCCTTGCTGCCACGCTGGGCGGCCTCGATACATTGGTGTTTACCGGCGGCATTGGCGAAAACGCGGCGGTGATCCGCGCGCGCATCTGCGCCAATCTGGGTTTTCTCGGCATCGACATCGACGGCGCGCTCAACCAGTCCGGGGCCGCTGTCATATCAAGTTCAACGTCGCGGGTATCAGTTCGCGTCATAGCCACCGACGAGGAAGCGGTTATCGCCGCTGCCGTTGCCAGCCTGCTGCAGCACAAGGATCGCCCATCATGAACACGCCCCTCTCCCCCGACCTGCTCGCCAGCATGAATGCCTATTGGCGCGCGGCCAACTACCTCTCGGTCGGCCAGATCTACCTGCGCGACAATCCGCTGCTGACCGAGGCGCTGACCCTGGACCATGTCAAACCGCGCCTGCTGGGCCACTGGGGCACCACGCCGGGGCTCAACTTCATCTATGTGCACCTCAACCGGGTGATCAAGGCGCTCGATCTGGACATGATCTATGTCACCGGACCGGGCCATGGCGGGCCGGGCCTGGTCGCCAATACCTATCTCGAAGGCACCTATAGCGAGCTCTATCCCGCGGTGAGCCAGGACCTCGACGGTCTCAAGCGGCTGGTGACGCAGTTTTCCTGGCCGGGCGGCATTCCCAGCCATGTGGCCGCCGAAGTGCCCGGCTCGATCAACGAAGGCGGCGAACTCGGCTACTCGCTGATGCATGCCTATGGCGCGGCCTTCGACAATCCGGATCTGGTGGTGGCCTGCGTGGTCGGCGACGGCGAGGCGGAAACCGGGGCGCTGGCGACCAGCTGGCATTCCAACAAGTTCCTCAACCCGGCGCGCGATGGCGCGGTGCTGCCGATCCTGCACCTCAATGGCTACAAGATCGCCAGCCCCACCGTGCTGTCGCGCATCAGTCATGACGAGCTGGAGGCGCTGTTCCGCGGCTATGGCTATGCGCCGCATTTCGTGGAGGGCGACGATCCGGCCAGCATGCACCAGCTTATGGCCGCCACGCTCGACACAGTGCTGGCCGATATCAAGGCGATTCAGGACGGCGCCCGTAACGGCGGCGTTACCGATCGGCCTGCCTGGCCGATGATCGTGCTGCGCTCGCCCAAGGGCTGGACCGGGCCCAAGGAGGTGGATGGCAACCCCACCGAAGGCACGTGGCGCTCGCACCAGGTGCCGTTGGCCAAGCTCGCCGAGGTGCCGGGACATCTGCAGATCCTTGCAGACTGGCTGGCCAGCTACCGGCCGGCCGAACTATTCGACGCCAGCGGGCGGCTGATGCCCGAACTGGCGGCCCTGGCGCCGGTCGGCAACCGCCGCATGAGCGCCAATCCGCATGCCAATGGCGGCCTGCTGCTGGCCGATCTCAAGCTGCCCGATTTCCGCGACTATGCCATCGACGTGCCGGTGCCCGGCGGGGTGGACGGCGAGGCAACGCGGGCGGCGGGGCAATATCTGCGCGATGTGCTGCGGCTCAATGCCGATGCCAGCAATTTCCGGGTGTTCGGCCCCGATGAGACGGAATCGAACCGGCTGGGCGCGGTATTCGAGGCCACCAACCGGGTGTTCATCGGCGACCAGCTCGAGACGGACCGGCAGCTCGCTGCCGATGGGCGGGTGATGGAAGTGCTCAGCGAGCATCTCTGCCAGGGCTGGCTCGAGGGCTATCTGCTGACCGGCCGGCATGGATTTTTTTCCTGCTACGAAGCCTTCATCCACATCGTGGATTCCATGTTCAACCAGCATGCCAAATGGCTGAACGTTGCCAAGGACGTGCCCTGGCGCAAGCCGATTGCCTCGCTGACCTATCTGCTGACCTCCCATGTCTGGCGGCAGGACCACAATGGCTTCAGCCATCAGGATCCGGGCTTTATCGACCATGTGATGAACAAGAAGGCCAGCGTGGTGCGGGTCTATCTGCCGGCTGATGCCAATACCCTGTTGTCAGTTGTCGACCACTGCCTGCGCAGCCGCGACTACATCAATGTTATCGTCGCCGGCAAGCAGCCCGCGCCGCAATATCTGGGTCTCGATGCGGCGGTTGCCCATTGCACCATTGGCCTGGGGAGCTGGGACTGGGCCTCGACCTGCGGCAACGAGGAACCCGACGTGGTGATCGCCAGCGCCGGTGACGTCCCGACAATGGAGGCGCTGGCCGCCGTCATGATCCTGCGCGAGCAGTTCCCCGACCTCAAGATGCGCTTCGTCAATGTGGTCGACCTGATGGCGCTGCAGGCACCCAGCCAGCATCCGCATGGCATGGACGATATGGATTTCGATGCCCTGTTCACCACCGACAAGCCGGTGATCTTTGCCTATCACGGCTATCCGGCGCTGATCCACCGGTTGACCTATCGCCGCCGCAACCACGACAATTTCCACGTGCATGGCTACCAGGAGGAAGGCACGACAACGACACCCTTCGACATGGCGGTGCTCAACGAGCTCGATCGCTTCCACATTGCCAAGGGCGTGGTGGACCGGGTCGAGAGACTGCAGGACCGGCGCCAGGGCTTTGCCGATTTCGTCGCCGCGCGTTTGGCCGAACACACGGCCTATATCCGCCAGCACGGCGAGGACATGCCGGAAATACTGAACTGGCGCTGGGCCTCGGCCGAGCAACCCACCACTGAGGCGAACAGGCGGTGACCAAGGGCCGATCTGCACGGTGAAGGGCGGGCCCTGATGAGCCCAGCTCAGTGGCCGCCGGAGGAATACTCGTTTTTGACCCGGTGTCGCGACCGCTAGCCTAGCGGGGCCGCCGGGGGCGGCCATTGTCCGCTATCCGGGTGTCTTCTCATGAGTTTGCGCGACTGGGCGCTGGTCGTCTTCGTTGGCTGTCTATTCGGCAGCTCTTTCCTGCTGATCACCATCGTGTTGCAAGAATTGGGACCGCTCACCATCGCGGCGGGCCGCTCTCTCGTGGCCGCCGCCGCGTGCTGGCTGTTTCTGCTGCTGTCGCGCAAGCAGGTGACGCGGGACCGCGGTCTCATCGTCAAGCTTTGCCTGCTCGGGCTGTTCAGCTATGCCCTACCCTTCGTGCTGATGCCGATCAGCCAACGCCACATCTCGACGGGCCTGGTGGCGATCATCAATCTGATGCTGCCCATCGCCACCCTGACAGTTTCGCACTTCTGGCCGGGCGGCGAACGGGCAACGCTGGTGCGGGCGGTGGGCGCAGCGATCGGCCTGCTCGGCGCCTGCATTCTCACGGCGCCCACCTTTGCCGGCATGGATAGCGGCCAGATCTGGGGCACGCTGCTGTGCCTTTCGGGCACGCTGATCTTTGCGGTGTCGTTCAACATCACGCGCAGCTTTGCCGGGACCGACCCGCAGACGATCATGACCTTTGCCATGACAGGCGCGGCGCTTGGCGCCGTTCCCGCCGCCCTGCTGATTGAAGGCGCGCCTGCGGTGGTGAGCCTGGGTACCTGGTGGGCCTGGCTGGCGCTGGGGCTGTTTCCGACAGCGCTCAATTTCCAGATCATGTACTGGATGCTGCCGCGGGTGGGCGCGACAAACTTTGCCACCAATACGTATATCTCGCCTATCGTCGCGCTGATCCTGGGGGCCAGTCTGCTGGGGGAAGTGCTGCTGCCGATCCAGGCCGTCGGCATGGGGGTGGTGCTGGTGGGACTGCTGGTGATGGATGGGCGGCTATGGGCGCTCTGGCAGCGACGAGCCTGAGTTTCAGGCCGGGCGTTCGGCGCGCAACTGGCCAGGATAATCGCCCAGCAGCAACAGGATGGGCACCGATAGCATCGGGATAGCAGCCATCGCCAGGAAGACGACCTGGAAATCGGCGACGCCTGGCAGGCTGCCTTCCGGCACGAGCATCGACAGCATGGCAGCACTGATCGATACGCCCAGGCCCATCGACAATTGCTGGAACACGCCCGCCGAGGCGACGCTGCTGCTCAGCTTGGCTTCCGGCACGCCAGCATAGGTCAGGGAATTGACGGCATTGAAGTGCATGGTCCGCACGGCGCCCAGCGCAAATACCGTGCCCACCAGCACCGGCAGCGGCACGCTGGGCCCCATGGTGGCAAAGCTGCCCATCAGCAGGGCGCCCAGCACGGCGACGCTTACCAGCGTGGCAGCGTAGCCGAAAGACCGGATCGACCAGCGCAGCAGGGGCTTGGCGGCGAAGGCACCGAAGGCCGACAGGGAGGCCAGACCGGCAGCGGCAATCGGCGCCATGCCGAAGCCGATCTGCAGCAGCAGCGGCAGCAGGAAGGCCGAGGAATTGAGGCCCACCCGGCCGATGCCACCAGCGATTACCCCTACCGAAAAGGAGCGGCTGGAGAACAGCGAGAGATCAAGGGCCGTGCCGGTACGGCCGCGGGCCCGCAGGGCGTAGAAGATGAAGATGGCGATCGACGCAGCAAAGATGGTGGCGCTGCCCAAAGGTCCCCAGCTCGGTCGCGCCAGATGCTCAACGCCGAGCTGGAACAGAACCAGCGACACGCCCACCAGGACGAAGCCCCGGAAATCAAAACGGGTCGGGATGCCCTTGGCCAGTGCGGGGACGAAGCGCAACGTCAGCAGGATGGTCACCGCACAGACCGGCACATTGACCAGAAACAGCCAGCGCCAGGAGGTGAAGGAAATGATGGTGGCGCCCAGCAAAGGCCCGAGCAGCGGGCCGATCAGCACGGGAAGCGTGAGATAGGTCATGGCGTCCAGGGTCCGGCCGGGACCGAAGGCCTTGAGCACGATCAGCCGGCCGACCGGCGTCATCAGGGCGCCCCCGAAGCCCTGCAGCACGCGCGCAGCAACCAGGGTCGTCAGGGTCGGCGCCACCGAGGCCAGCAGCGAGCCGAAAGTGAACGCGGCCAGTGCGGCGCAGAAGACCAGCCGCGCGCCGAAGCGATCGGCAAACCAGCCGCTGACCGGCATGAAGACGGCCAGGCTGAGCAGATAGCCGGTAATGGCCAGATGCAGCAGCAAAGGGTCGACCTGCAAGGCCTCAGCAATGGTGGGGATGGCTATGGTCAGCAGGGTGCTGTCGATACCCTGCATGAGAAAGGCGCAGGCGACGATGAAGGCGATGAGGATACGCCGCCCCTCGGTGAATGGCGCGCCGACGGGAACAGGCATTGCAGAAAATCCATGCAGTTTGGCGGAGACCGGCAAGCCGACCGTTCCCGCTCTTGGGTGCGATCCACCTTCCCGACGCCGTGCCTGAGGGTCAATTTAGTTTCCTGTCGCGGAAGCCTAAGAAATCCTCATGACCCACCAAGACGCCCCGGCAGGCGGGAGCGGTGAACATTTCTCATCGCCCCGGGGAGAAATCCCCACTGGCTGCCCCTGCCCGGCCCGACTAGCGTTTTGGTATCGGAACTCAGATCAAGAGGAACTGAAATGGCTGTGTGGGACGCGTTTCTGACGGAAGACGACAAGAAGGTCATGGCCGCACGCAAGCCGCGCAAACCCCATGGCCCCGGCCAGAAGGTGGCGCTGCTGCTCATCGACATGCAGACCACGGCAATGGGTCTGGACAAGCCCATATATGAGCAACTCGATGCGTATTCAGGCGCCTGCGGCCCGCATGCCTGGGCGTCCGTGCCCTATCAGCAGAAGCTGCTGGCGGCGGCCCGCGCGGCAGGTGTGCCGGTGATCTATTCCAAACACGTCTTCCACGCCTATACCGGCCTGCCTGCATCCGACCCCGGCAACAATTTCAGCGCCGTCAACGCCAAGTCGGACATTCCGGTCGAGGTGGCGATGCAGGATGGGGACTATCTGGTGGAAAAGCAGACTCCAAGCTGCTTCGTCATGACCAACCTGGCCCTCATCCTGCGCAATCTGGGCGTCGACGGCCTGCTGGTCGGCGGCA
This sequence is a window from Devosia beringensis. Protein-coding genes within it:
- a CDS encoding cysteine hydrolase family protein is translated as MAVWDAFLTEDDKKVMAARKPRKPHGPGQKVALLLIDMQTTAMGLDKPIYEQLDAYSGACGPHAWASVPYQQKLLAAARAAGVPVIYSKHVFHAYTGLPASDPGNNFSAVNAKSDIPVEVAMQDGDYLVEKQTPSCFVMTNLALILRNLGVDGLLVGGNSTSGCVRATCVDGEAHGYKMSVIEEAVFDRIEFSHAAALFDMAFKICDVIDTVQALDIIGPAKASAQAA
- a CDS encoding MFS transporter, with the protein product MPVPVGAPFTEGRRILIAFIVACAFLMQGIDSTLLTIAIPTIAEALQVDPLLLHLAITGYLLSLAVFMPVSGWFADRFGARLVFCAALAAFTFGSLLASVAPTLTTLVAARVLQGFGGALMTPVGRLIVLKAFGPGRTLDAMTYLTLPVLIGPLLGPLLGATIISFTSWRWLFLVNVPVCAVTILLTLRFVPALAKGIPTRFDFRGFVLVGVSLVLFQLGVEHLARPSWGPLGSATIFAASIAIFIFYALRARGRTGTALDLSLFSSRSFSVGVIAGGIGRVGLNSSAFLLPLLLQIGFGMAPIAAAGLASLSAFGAFAAKPLLRWSIRSFGYAATLVSVAVLGALLMGSFATMGPSVPLPVLVGTVFALGAVRTMHFNAVNSLTYAGVPEAKLSSSVASAGVFQQLSMGLGVSISAAMLSMLVPEGSLPGVADFQVVFLAMAAIPMLSVPILLLLGDYPGQLRAERPA
- a CDS encoding acetate/propionate family kinase, translating into MSARGNKSGVGPSAPQQTEGFTLTLNGGSSSLKFALFESDGQTRHLAGKFDRIGQSEARLVVEGKDRPHHEEKVAAATHAEALETLFAWLSREIGPKAIAAIGHRIVHGGAQYRSHGVIDDALISALEAIADYAPEHLPAEIAMIRACRTHFGALPQLACFDTAFHRDMPAVARMLAIPRRFFEQGVQRYGFHGLSYTYLLEALRRSAGEEVAQGRLVLAHLGNGASLTAVHQGRSMDTSMGFTPAAGVPMGTRSGDLDPGLVRYLAQAHGMDARAFDRMVNHESGLLGISGSGADVRELLAIEASDPRAAEALAVFCYRIRQTIGGLAATLGGLDTLVFTGGIGENAAVIRARICANLGFLGIDIDGALNQSGAAVISSSTSRVSVRVIATDEEAVIAAAVASLLQHKDRPS
- a CDS encoding phosphoketolase family protein yields the protein MNTPLSPDLLASMNAYWRAANYLSVGQIYLRDNPLLTEALTLDHVKPRLLGHWGTTPGLNFIYVHLNRVIKALDLDMIYVTGPGHGGPGLVANTYLEGTYSELYPAVSQDLDGLKRLVTQFSWPGGIPSHVAAEVPGSINEGGELGYSLMHAYGAAFDNPDLVVACVVGDGEAETGALATSWHSNKFLNPARDGAVLPILHLNGYKIASPTVLSRISHDELEALFRGYGYAPHFVEGDDPASMHQLMAATLDTVLADIKAIQDGARNGGVTDRPAWPMIVLRSPKGWTGPKEVDGNPTEGTWRSHQVPLAKLAEVPGHLQILADWLASYRPAELFDASGRLMPELAALAPVGNRRMSANPHANGGLLLADLKLPDFRDYAIDVPVPGGVDGEATRAAGQYLRDVLRLNADASNFRVFGPDETESNRLGAVFEATNRVFIGDQLETDRQLAADGRVMEVLSEHLCQGWLEGYLLTGRHGFFSCYEAFIHIVDSMFNQHAKWLNVAKDVPWRKPIASLTYLLTSHVWRQDHNGFSHQDPGFIDHVMNKKASVVRVYLPADANTLLSVVDHCLRSRDYINVIVAGKQPAPQYLGLDAAVAHCTIGLGSWDWASTCGNEEPDVVIASAGDVPTMEALAAVMILREQFPDLKMRFVNVVDLMALQAPSQHPHGMDDMDFDALFTTDKPVIFAYHGYPALIHRLTYRRRNHDNFHVHGYQEEGTTTTPFDMAVLNELDRFHIAKGVVDRVERLQDRRQGFADFVAARLAEHTAYIRQHGEDMPEILNWRWASAEQPTTEANRR
- a CDS encoding DMT family transporter; translation: MSLRDWALVVFVGCLFGSSFLLITIVLQELGPLTIAAGRSLVAAAACWLFLLLSRKQVTRDRGLIVKLCLLGLFSYALPFVLMPISQRHISTGLVAIINLMLPIATLTVSHFWPGGERATLVRAVGAAIGLLGACILTAPTFAGMDSGQIWGTLLCLSGTLIFAVSFNITRSFAGTDPQTIMTFAMTGAALGAVPAALLIEGAPAVVSLGTWWAWLALGLFPTALNFQIMYWMLPRVGATNFATNTYISPIVALILGASLLGEVLLPIQAVGMGVVLVGLLVMDGRLWALWQRRA